The window CCCTGCCTGAAGGTGGAAGAAGAAGAAATACCGCGGTCGTTGCCGATAACCTTTCCGGCTTCGGGGCTATTTACCAGGAAGTTGACAAATTTTACCGCAGCTTCGAGATTCTTTGATGCGCTATTGATGGTATAAACCTGGCTTAGCTGGGGCCAGAGGGCCTTGGTAGCAGCAGCGCCGGGAAGTTCAATGATCTCCAAAACGTCAGTGGTGGCAGACTGGTAATTCCCAAACTGATTTGAAACAATGAAGCCGATGGCTACCTTGCCGGCGATAAGGGACGATGAATCGACGTTGGTTTCGGCATAACCGGCAGAAATATCCGCTGGGGGAACAAAGCCGTTATCCCGGTAGTCCTTGAACAGGTCAAGGAATTTCTTAGCCTCAGCTACGGTTACCTTGGTGGTTCCCGATACATCATCATAAATGGGAGTGCCATTCCAGCGGAGCCAGTAGCCAAAACCAGTGGAACCTGAGGCGGTTGAACCAAAATCTTCAAGGGGATACACTCCTGCGGGGAGTCTGGGTTTGATGGATGCAAGGTAGGCACGGAATTCTTCCCAAGTCATGGTTACTTTGGGCAGGGCTACGCCAGCTTTTTCCAACAGTGTCTTGTTGTAGATCAGCGCTGGAATGGTAGCGCCTGTGGATACTGCATAGAGGTGGCCAATAGTCCCGGCAGCAATGGCGCCGGTATCGATAGTGGAAACATCAAGAAGCCCCCCCTTGTAGGGATCCAGATTGAGGGGTACACCCTTGGCGATGTAATCGGGGTAGTTGCCGCCCATCTGGATAATGTCGGGACCATTCCCGCCGGCCAACTGGGTATCAACCTTGTTGAAGTGATCCCCTGTACCGCCTGATACTTCGATATTCACCACAATGCCGGGATTGGCAGCCTGGAAGGCGTCAATGGCGGCCTGGCTCGCCTTAACCCTGGCTTCGCTGCCCCAGAATGCCCAGCGAAGGACAATATTGCTGGGACTACTTCCGGTAGCGGCGCCGAAACCGCTGCTGCTTTGGCCGCCGCCGCCCGCAAAGACCATAGCAGCGCTCATCATTATAACAAGCATTACTAATACAATTTTCTTCATCTTGATACCTCCAAAAATTTATGGGATAAACTATCCCTTGATACCTGTAGTGGAAATCCCCTGAACAAAATATTTTTGCAGAGAAAAGAACAGAATAAAGCAGGGTACTATTGAAAGTACCGCCATGGCAAACATGGAACCCCAGGACGACATACCTGAAGAATCTATAAAAAGCCGCAGCCCCATGGGAACCGTATAGCCTTGAGGCGAGTTAAGGTACAGGAGCTGGTTGAAGAAATCGTCCCAGGTCCAGAGAAAGGTAAATAGCACCGTAGTGATAAGAGCCGGCACAGTAAGGGGCAGGATTATTTTAAGGTAGATGCCAAATTTGCCGCAGCCGTCAATGATGGCCGATTCGTCAAGGTCTTTGGGAAGGCTGCGTATAAACTGCACCAGAAGGAATACAAAGAAGGCATCAGTTGCAAAGAGTTTAGGAACTATCAGGGGCAGATAGGTATCGATCCAGCCGAATGTCCTGAAAATGATATACCGGGGAATGGTGGTAACATGCCCAGGCAGCATGAGGGTCAGCATCATAACGCCAAACCAGAAATTCCTCCCCTTAAAGCGTAGTCTGCCAAAGGCATAAGCCGTAAGGGAACAGAAAATAGCATTAAAAATCACGCAGAGGACACAGATGAAAAAAGAGTTTTTGAAAAAGGTGCCAAAACCAACAATACCTATGCCCTGCCATCCATTGACATAGTTCTGTAAGGTCACTGCCTTGGGGATGAGGCTCGGATCGCTAAAGATCGTATTCCCGGCCTTAAAGGAAGCGGCAATGAGCCAGATAACAGGGTAGAGCATCCCCACCCCGAGGATAATGATAATGAGGTTTGAAATGCCAGAAATGACAAGTTGCCTGGGTCCATTTTTCATTCTCCGCTCCCGTAACTTACCAGGGACCCTGACAGTTTGAAGGTCAGAACCGTGAGCCCGGCGATGAGAAGGAGGAGTACCCAAGCCATAGCAGAGGCATACCCCATCTCGTAGAAGGCAAAGCCTTTAAGGTAGAGGTAGAGGCTATAGAACATGGTTGAATCCAAAGGCCCTCCCTGGCCGCCCGAAACAATGAATGCTTGGGTAAAGGACTGGAAGGCGCTGATCATCTGCATTACAAGGTTAAAAAAGATGATGGGCGAGAGGCTCGGCAGGGTGATGGCAATAAACTGCTTCACTCTGCCAGCCCCGTCTACACTGGCAGCTTCATAATATTCCTGTGGTATTTGCTTAAGGCCCGCCAGGAAGATGATCATGGGGGACCCGAACTGCCACACTGCAAGAAGTATCAGGGTATAGAGAGAATACTTGGGGTTCGATATCCAGGCCGGGGGATCAACGCTGAAGACAGCCCTCAAAATAGCGTTGATGACCCCGTCTGCCGCAAAGAGGCGACGCCAAAGCACCGCAATGGCCACCGACCCCCCCAGGAGGGTGGGTATATAATAAATGGTTCTATAAAAGGGAATGAGCTTCAGCTTTTGGTTCATCAGCATAGCTATCGCCAGGGCAAAGACAAGCTTTAGGGGAACAGAAATAAACACAAAGCGGAGTGTCACAAAAAGGGAATTGAGGAACCGCGTATCCCTAGGGAACTCATCGTTCCCAACAAACATAATAAAAAAGTTCTGCAGCCCTATCATCTTAGGGGGCTGAAGGAGGTTGTACTGGGTAAAGGACAGGTACAGGGAATAGATCATGGGATAGAGGGTTAACACAAAAAAACCTAAGAGCCACGGAACAAGAAAAACATAGGACGAAAGGTTTTCGAGGATAATTTTGTTCAAAGGCTTGCTATTCATGTACATTCTCCCATTCCAGTATATATTTAATTAAAAAAACCTGCCAATCAAATATTGCGGTTTTCTAATCAGGTATTGCGCTTTTATTGTTCATATGGAAGAAGCGAGATTTTCCCGTTCCGGTAGACTGAGGGGCTTGCTCCGATATTGGCCTTAAAGAGCCGGTTAAAGGTGGCTATGCTCTGGAAACCGCAGATATAGGCAATATCCGTAACCGGCTTATCCGATTCCACAAGTTGTTTTTCCGCCTGACGCAGCCTGATGCGGGTAAGATGGCTGCGGAAACCCTGGCCGGTCTGCTCTTTCAAAAAACGGGACAAGTGGTATTTGCTTAAACCTATGCCTTGGGCTGCGTTCTCCAGGGTAAAATCGGGGTTATCATAATTATCAAGCATAAGCGAAAAAATCCGCTCAAGATGTTGGGTATTGTTTTTTTTATTAGCGATTCTTCCCTGGTCAGGCTGCTCGGCGGATATTTCCCGCAGAAAGATCACTGCTATCTCATAAAGTTTTGATTTTATCACCAGCCTGTAACCGGGTTTTTTTTGCTGATATTCCTCAAAAATCGCCATGAGAAGACCTTCCAGGCGGACATGGATGACGCTGTCCTTTGAGGGGGTAATGAGGGAGCGGCGGCTGAAAACCGGCCCCTGAAAATTCCGATCCTGAATTTCGAGGAGGGTTTCATCAAAAATTTCGAGACCGAACTGAAAGATCCTTACATAGGATCTTGGACTGGGGTCGAAAAAGCCATGGATGAGGCCTGTGTTTACTGTGATGATGTCTCCCTGGCTTCCTTCCCACTGCTGCCCGTTGATATAAACCTTGAGGGTCCCTTTTAATATATAAAGAATTTCTACACGCTCATGCCAATGGAGGGGAAACCAAAAAGGAGCTTTATAACTATCCCAAGTCAAAAAAGGGAAAGAGCGATCCAGCGGGGCATTTTCGTAAAAGGGCTTCTCATTCACCAGGAATCTCCTCTATTATTCTATATGATATATGTCAAATTGAAAAGGAGAATAATGTGGATATTGCCCCAATAAAGACCTCGGTAGAATTCAATACTTCGGACCCTTTTCTCATGAAACTCTATGATGCGGCCGATACCATGCTCAAACGCAATATCAAAAATTTTGCCGGACGACCTGTTCTTATCGAAGGAGGAGGCTATAATTCCATCTGGATAGAAACCCAGCCCATGGGGGGTGAGATGTATGCAAAGCGCTGCATGGAGGCTGCCATAAACAATGTACTCCTCTTTATGGAGTATCAGCATGAAAACGGCCGCTACCCTTACCGACTGAGCGTGGTTGACGGGGCCCTTGAGCCTGCTTATTTCCAATTTCAGGGATTCTGTTTTCCCCATCATGCCCTCAATCTTTATTACTGGAGCAAAAAAAAGAGCCCCCTCTATCTTGAAAAACTCTATAAGTCCCTGGAAGCCTACGACACCTACCTCTGGAAATACCGAGATTCTGATGGCGATGGCTGCCTTGAAATATGGTGCCCCCTGGATACAGGGGAAGATTTTTCCAACCGTTTTGCAGGGGCCACCGAGGCCCACTGGAATTGGCCCGGTGAAACAGCACCCAAAAACGATCCTGTCTTCCCCATAGAGTCTATGGATGTAATGGCCTATTCCCACGACGCCCGATCGGCGCTGGCAAAAATTTCTGCCATCCTCAATAACGGCAGGGAAAAGGAGTGGCTCGAAAAAGCTAAAAAAATCCGGGAAAAAATACATTCCTATCTCTGGGACGATAGCCGTGGCGCCTGCTACGACCGGGGCAGGGATAACGCTTTTATGCCCGCCCTTCAGCATAACAACTTGCGAGTCATGTATCACGAAGCTTTTTCAGAAAACATGGCCCAGCGTTTTGTAAAAGAGCATCTCCTCAACCCCGAAGAATTCTTTACCCCCATGCCCCTGCCTTCAATAGCAGTCAATAATCCGGTCTTCAGGAATATCAGCGAGAATAACTGGAGCGGCCAGTGCGAGGGGCTTACCTATCAGCGGGCAATCAGGGCCCTGGAGAATTACGATTTCTATTCGGAACTTACACGTATCGGGAACAAGCTCCTCGACTGTGTAGGGAAGCGGAACACCTTCCCCCAGCAGTTTGATCCCTTTACAGGAGAATTTTCCGAAGCCGACAAGCGGACCACCTACGGCCCTACAGCCTTGAGTGTCCTTGAATATATCTCCCGCTTTTACGGCGTCCATGTGCAGTTTGATGAAATCTGGTGGGGCGCCCTTGGCCGCGGCGAACACGAACTCTCCTATACCCAACATTGGGGCGGGGATTCCTATACCGTAGAAACAAAAGGGGGCAAAATATCGGGCAGCTTTAACGGGAATGAGATTTTCCTCCTCCCCCGGGGGCTCCGGGCAGCAAGCGATTGGCAGGGCCGGGTAAAACGCCTCATCAACGCCTCAGAAAAAGCTTTGGAGGCGGAGTTTGTCATTAATGGGGAAAAGGGAACTGTTCTGCTTAAACCCAACGAGATTTTTTTCAGGAAATAATATCCTTGCCGGGCTTCACCATGCCATCTTCATCGATCATTTCGATGAAGATGGGCCGTTCATTGGGGGTCTTGTTGGGAGTGTGCACCGTCAGATAGAGTTTACCTTCAACCGAATGGAAGAGCATGCCATGGCCCCCGTCGGCGGAATAAAGGGGATCTTTTAATTGCTTCCAGGGGCCTGTAACAAGGCCGCTCTCGGATTTTGCCAGCCCTATGCGATAGGCCCCGTCCGGGCCGAAGGATGACCAGAGCATAAGGAGGGCGCCGTTTTTGGCAGTGTAAAGGTTGGGGCCATCGGTAACATAGTTCCCCGGAAGGCGGTTTCGAGCCGGGTCCGGCTTGAGCGGGCTTGCCCAGGGCGCCTCACTGGCCCTGAACAGCAGCTCCGGCTTTCCCGCAGCCGACTTCAAGTCTTCTGTCAGAGGGAGGAGGCATATCTCGCCATCTGCTACCTGCTGCCATTCGTGGCAGAAGATCATCCAGGGCCGGCCCTCGGCGTCAAGGTAGAGTGTGCCGTCAAGGCATTCCCATTCAGCAGGAGTCACGGGCCCTGACGATCCTGAGGCATTCAGGCTCCATGGATTATAAGGGCCGGTGACACCCCCCTCACTTTTGAGGATTGCCGTACCGCGCCTGCCCTCTTTGGGTTTAAAAGTGGCAAACATATACCAGGAACCGTTATAGCGGTGCACTTCGGGAGCCCAGAAATTCGTTTCTGACCAAAAATCTTCGGGCGGACGGAAGACAGGGAAAGGCCCCTCAAATTCGGAAAGCCCTCCCCTGCTTATATACCCATCAAAACCGGTTCCCCGACTTTTCCAGATGTCTTTGTCTGTGGAGCCAAAGAGATAGTAGACCTCATCTTCCGGAACAACAAAGGGGTCCCGGATTTGTATATCCGAAATATGCATTCCCCCTCCTTTTAACTTTTGAGGGTTTTAGCGCACATTTCATCAAAGAGGGCCCGGCTATCCTTAAGGGGTAAAAGCTGCACTGCCAAGTCATGAGAAAACACCCGGAAGGCCTTTTCCCTATCATCTTCAAAAACGGCTTCTATAATACCTTCCTGGGCCAAGACATGGGGCATAACCAGGGCACGAATGTCGGCAGGCAATCCCTGGCTGACAAGGGGCTGAATGTTATTCTGCGAGAATGAAGCATTGGTTTCCACCACCACCTGGGAGGGCAAATCGGGCATCTGGCCATAGTTTGGCGTATTCACGTTGGTCACCATATTACCCAATCCAAGGAGGGCTTTCAATATCTTGAGGCCCTCTTCACCCGATTCAACAGCGGCCATAGTCTGCGTACCATCACGATAAGCCTTTGCCATTTTGATGAGCTTTTCACGGTTCGCAATGCGCCAGGACACTGGCGTAAGGGTAAAACCCCAACTTTCCGCCTGGGTTGCATTTGCCATATACCAGGAATGGGGGCAGAATTCCGCTAAATGCCGATCCCCGGCGGCGGCAATTAAGCCGTAACGGCGGAACAAGTCCATTTTAACGCGCTCGACAGAGGAAAATAGCCTGAGCCGCACCGTTTCGTCGGGATCAATCGCACCGGAACCACCAGCCGCAAAAGTAGTGGCAGCCTTGGCGCCTTTAAAGCCCGATTCAGCATATTTATCCACAAATTTTTTGTAATAAGGGAATATATCAATATTTTTCCATGAGGCTTTATCAATCCAGGTAAAATGATTGATGCCCAAAACACGGGTGGTAATGTCTTCGCGTTTAATGCTGCCTACAGGGGCCGCTCCAGCTTCTTCCAGTACCGCACCCAGGAGCTTTTGGGTGTTAAATACTTCGTGGCAACAGCCAAAGGCCTTAATCCCAGAAAACTCCCTGTAAAGCGTCCGGGTGCAGATAGTCATGGGATTGGTGTAATTAATGACCCAGGCATCGGGGGCGTATTTTTTTACTGAACGGGCAATCTCCCGGAACTGCGGTATGGTCCGCAGGGCGCGGATAATGCCCCCTACCCCGGCAGTATCGCCAACTGATTGGTAGATACCATACTTTTCACTTGCATGGACATCTACAGCCATTTCTTCAAAATCGCCGGGAAGGATCGAAACAAACACAAAGTCGCTCCCTGAAAGGGAATCTTCCAGGGAAGGATTGGCATGAAATTTCCACAACCCCCCATTGTGCTTCGCCATTAGGGCATTGCCGATTATCTCATTTGTCCTGGCATCTTCAGGTTTTATATCGTAAAGTTCAATGGTTCCGGCAATTTCTTTTTCAAATGCCAGATCTTGCATTAAGACCCAGGCCCAGTTGCGGGAACCTCCGCCAATATAACAAATTTTCAGGTGGTCGATATTCATACTGTCCTTTATAACTTATCCTGGTATTTTTTCCAAGTGAGCAATCCATAGCGTCAAAAAAACCGGCGCCGACCCTCATTTCTGGAACCGGCGCCGTAGTTGCTGCCCGGGCGTTAAGAGCTATCCTACGCCCGGACAATGTAACTTCGTAAACAAAATCTTTACATTAGGGTTTAGAAATAGTATCAACCCTAAGTTCCAGGTTGCCTCCAACGAAGGCTGCTGTTACAGTGTTGGCCTGCAAATTGATAATAGCGCCTTTCGTATCATCGTTGACGATAGTCGCTTCGCTCAGCTTGGAAGCCAATGCATCGGCGACACTGTCATAGAAACCCGGTGCCCGATTAAGCAAATATCCTGCTGCCGGCGATACAGTGATGGTTAGCCTGGGATTGGCAAATCCGCTTGTTACCGTACCAATTTCAGCAAATTCACTCAAGGCGGTAATAACATCTCCCGTTATTGTAGTACCGAAATACGGGCTAATTGACATGTATATATCACCGCTTGCAGCACCGCCTATAGCGTTTTCAAGAACCGATGTTCCAAGAAGACGTCCAAGAGGAATGGTAACAACAAGATCCATACCAGTAGGCATTGAAACAACCGAAGTACCAATTATCGTATAATTTTCATCAATAGCATTTATTACAGTCGCACCAATTTTACTGTCTACGGTAGTACCAACTGCGCTATAGATACCTGGCGTCGGATTGAACGAATACCCTCCAGCAGGCACAATAGTAATTACTATCGAATGATCACCGTATGCGGTAGTAACGATTTCTGTTGCATTGGCAATACCAGCCAGGAGGTCTATAACATCACCAGTAACACTGGCTGCATTTACAACCTCCGCTCCGGAAGCGGCGCTGCCCAATGCGGCTATAATAGTATTGGCATCGACATAACTTTGCCTTAATTGTACGGTAAATACGAGCTTCCCACCGGCAACTTCAATAATTATCGGGGTCATAACCGTTTGATAAGTACTGTCGACCTGATTAACAACAGCCGTACCCAACTTACTGGTTACTTCGGTATTGACAGTGGCATAGGCACTTACAACCGATGAACCCGAAGTAACCAAATTAGGATTAAATATATAACCGGCCTCAGGTTCCACAGAGATAGTGAATGAGTGCCTGGTAGAATTATACACAGCAGAAACACCTGCTGTTGCACCAGAAATATTTGACAAACCAACTATAATTCCACTGGTAACACTGGTTGCATCTGCAATGGTTGCCCCGCTAGCATTTCCAACACTGTTTAATGCAGTAACAATAAGATGGGGCTGGACGTAATTTATCAGCGAAACAGTAAAGACAAGGTTACCACCCGAAACCGCATAGCTTATATCCGTAAAAACTACATAGGCAGGATCAGTACCGTTCGTGATGAATGTAGTCCCAGCGGTAAATTTCGTCCTTAAAGCAGTAACTACTGTATTGTAGAAACCTTCTGTTGTACTAAAGAAGACCCCAACCGCAGGTGTTACCGTTATGTTAACCGAATGGCTGGCGGAATTGTATGTTGCATCTGCCGCTTTTGTCGAATTTGCAATAGCCCCCAAAGCATTAATAACAGCACTTGTTACAACACCGCCATCGCTAATACCAAGGCTGCCATTAACATCAGCAGGCGAAATTGCGCCTGAAACGGCCGCCGCTGTTATCGGCGCCTGTGCGAGTTTGATGGACACAATTACATTGGAACCGTTAACAACACCTGATATTGAGTCCTCAACAGTATAGCCTGCATCTATATCATTGGTTATGGTTAACGCGGCGGCTATTGCAGACGCAATACCCTCAGCACCACCCTTAGATACACCTGCGGCAGAAACTGTTATCGCCAGTGTTTTGGAAGCAGTAGTATATACCGCAGCATAGCCAAAGACTTCTGTCAGCGAAGCATCAATAGTCAAGGCGGTTGGAGAGACAATCGCTACTTTTGCAGCGTCCGCAACAGCATCTTTTGCAAGGGTGATCTTTACAACAAGCCTCCCTGCATCAGGAAATTCGGTTATCGTGGCAGTAACAGTGTCAAAATAGGCATAGCCATCGGTGGTAGTATCAGCATGATTGCTTGCAAATGAACCGCTAAGCTTGCTTTGAATTGCTACCGCGATTTTATCCCCTTCATCTTGTGTAAAAGTCACTGGATCGAAGGTTGTAGGATTATTACCAGCCAATGTATAGGTAATATATGGCGGTACCAGGGTTTCCCCATCCCCAGTCTTGGCTACATAGGCTAAGACTTGGGTAATATTGATTCCTTGAACCAATGTATTGGCGCCTGCAACACTGGTAAGCCGGGGAGCGGTAAAGGTACTGGTCCTTCCAATAGTAATGGGGGCGCTGTTAAAATGACTTAGTAAAGCGGCAGTAACTGCCGTCGGGTCACTGGTAGTGCCATTATCATCACTGGAGGAACTGCATCCTGCCACAAATAAAGCCAATGCCACCAAAATGCCGGCAAAGGCTAATACTTTTACAAATTTCTTCATTAGTTTTCTCCTCATAAAAGATAAATCCGACTCCCCTAAAGGAATCGGACGCCAATAACCTACAGCAAATTAGTGCAAATAGAACTCGCGGGGTTGCAGCATAGCGCCGACGTAGACTACCAGACGCTGGTGTTTCCCTGCGCCTGCTTTATAGTAATACAATTCAAAACCTTTCCGGTTGGTTGTATCAGTAAGAACCCAAACTGCCGGTTCAACCTTGTCTCCGGACAAGTCGCTGGCGGTTTCATAGCTATGAGTGCCTGCCAGGCCGGCGGGTTTTATCTGGCCCCAATACCTTCCGGTTAAGGTAACTGAATTACCCGACTCAAACAGAATTTCGGACTCGGGCAGTATATCATCGACCCACCTGGTCCCCGCAAAGGAAGCAACCGGGTTGTCATTATAACTTAATCCACTATCGCCGCCGTCCGAGGAGTCACTACAGGCCGTAAATCCAACAATTACGAAGGCGGCCAACATAACACCCAGGATCAAAAATAATTTATTTGACTTCATTTTAAGCTCCTCTTATTTAGGGTAATAAGGTCCAGCCCAGGACCAGGGCATCATCACTTTAATGCCGCCATAATGCCGATTATAGGAATTGGAACCACCGGGAACCAATACGTCAGTATAGAACGGGTCGGTATTCAAGTGAGACGCAAAGCTTACATTCATGGGCTTGTCATAGAAATACCAGGCCATATACTGGGCTTCACGTTCCGGTTGTATAGGATCAGTTCCATGCCCTCCGGTTGCCCGGTAGTTGAACTTAATCAGGTCTTCCGCGGATGCGGTTCTTCCTGCGGGGGTTATATTTCCAACAATGTCAGGTCCAACTTTCCCAGTAACGCCCAAGTCGATAAGGCGGCGGTACACGATACGGGCTGCCTGCATACTGATAGCATCCCCTTCGGAGCCATCGTTGTAGTCATTAAAAGTATTCCGCTCGATAATCGCCCTGGGATACAAAGACGCCACCAATTCATGATTGTCAAAAGGCAGCCGATCGGCATAACCATGGGAAATATCACCATTGATATCTATACCGCGAAGAGGCACATACCACTTATAGTGATACAGGAAACGGCGGAACACTTCATTGGCACGGCCGGGATTGTGAAGGACATTGTCCCCTATCAGCTCGGCGCCGCCAGAAGGATAACCGCTCAAGCTTCCCCAACTGTACTCATTGCCTGCCGCATTATATCGCCATGCCTGGGGCCCGGTAGCACCTGCTGCTCCCGGAATAGCAAGATTGATACGATCATCAAAGACAGCAGCCACAAAGGCGTATTTACCATTAATTGAAAAACCGTCGGTCACCAGCTTCTTATAATCGATAACATCCTTCATCTTCTTACCGATGGGTACTGTGGTACCAACGACTATACGCGCCTTTGCATCGCCTGCAAGTTCGGTTCTTTCTTCATAGACACCATTGCCTACGATCCGCTGGACACGATTAAAAATGACCGGATTACCACCTGCAGCAGGAGGCACCGCGCCGGTATCCAGGAAGAGCATCTGAATTCCGCCTGTCCCCAACTGGTCCGTAGGAGTTTCTGGCCTGTTCAATTGTCCAACAGTCCACCAGGTAACACCATCGGTGGACAAACGATCGCCCAAACGATAATTATCACTGGCAACAATATTGGAAATGGTTATATCCCTTTCCACGAGATCTATTTCTGCCGCGTCGTACAGGGCATCGACTGCACGGGAAGCGCCCCATGCCGCAGCCATCTCATTGCTAATCTCATAACGCTGGCCCCTTTCATAAGGAAAGAAAGAACGGAAGGTGCCCCCACGGGGACCCCATGCCCCAGCATTGCCACGAGCATCAGTTGTAACCGCAGTCGAAACCTGGACAATTGCAATACCCCGCTGCAAATACGACGCCGTACTTCCGGCAAAGGATACCACTACCGGCACAGCACCGGTAACGCCATTGGCTTGTTTTTGGGCTTCGGAAGGGAAAGAGAAGGTATACGCATTTGTCCTGGTTCCAGGCAGTGCTGTCACCCCTGAAATCGTTGTATCGGATGTTCCATCCCAACTTGCATGTTCGGTACCAGTATAAGTATAAGAAGCGGTAAGGCTATAAGCACCGGGTCTATTCTCAACCTTGCTGGGAAGTCCACCAACTATCCACCAACCAGGATGCTCCCAGTGGGCGGGTACGCTCGGGGTAGACTGAATTATTACCGAGTGGGATGCGGGTTCATCCGGAATCGGTCCGTATTCGTAGAGGGCAGCCAGGGCTTTAATTTCCCGTGCCCGCAGTTTCCAATCATTTGAATTGCTTACTAATGTTCCCTTCCTGTCGGTTAATCCGGGAATGGTTTCATTAGGAGTGATAGCACCATTAGTCTTAAACTTTAACGGATCAGAGAGCGTGTTTAGGCGATCCACTTCTTCGCCCTGAGCAGTTACGCCAAGAAGATCATCAGCCCATACCAAACTTACTATGGCAGCCTCAATCTGCTGCCCTGCCGCAATAACCTCTGCCTGAGGTACTGACGGTTCTACATGAGGACGACCCCAAGTGTCAAATTTAGTCAGGAGATCCTTTCCCTTAGCGATAGAGGTCTGCAAAGCAACCCAGGTGGCAGGAGTCCATGAATTTTCTACTGAATCGGGAAGATTGATCAGATATTCAGAACCCAAAGGAGGCCACCAGGCATCCCCCTTTGCCCAGCGGATGGGATTAGTAAGCATCCAGTCGCTAAACGCAAAGTCGTCGTTATTGGCAGCAGTATGACCGGTTAGCACGACAGTGCCCCAGTCTAGAGTTCCTTCCCTGTTATTAAAACGATACCCGTTGATCTCATGGCTCCAGAAAGTGACCGCCGTACGATTCTGGTTATTGCTGGGAGAATCCTGGATAAACACATCAAACCCAAAGTCCATGCCGTTCTTGGGATCAACACCGGCCCAAATCTCGATGGCCAGCCACGCGGTGTAGCCGTGAGCGTTTTCATAGGCGCCCCAATCTTTTATACGATCGGTAAATTCACGGGCTTCGGGTTGGCCAAAGGGATCGGCCCACGTCTCATCGCCGTTGCCAGTATCAGTGCCGGCATCATTCATCCGTCCACTGGCCAGTTTTCCACTGCGGCTGACTTTAACGAAGCCGTCGTCCAGGGACCACTTGTCGTATTTATCGTCCATAAAGTCAATGTTAAACCCAACCGCATCAAATTGGTTCCAAACACCCTGCCCCGGACTTGCCAGACGATTAAGATTTCCATCAAGAGCCGACGAATTGGAAGGCGTACTATCTGTAACATCCACAGCAAGATATAAGGTATACCCATCCCATACAGATTGCAAAACCCCTGCCGTGCTATAACCAACAGGCGCTGCCGTGCCGGAAGTACTCATAAAATGATTAATCGCCGCTGTTGGCGCATCATTCCATGCGGCGGGGTTTAGTGTACCGCTGGTAATTACCGGTACAGTACTGGGAACA is drawn from Leadbettera azotonutricia ZAS-9 and contains these coding sequences:
- a CDS encoding sugar-binding protein, translated to MKKRFLCGLLAVLLVSLIACQNVLSSGSGPSGDKSLLRSVSDGFGNTYILPYSPYNYQVLLSKFVPSTVPVITSGTLNPAAWNDAPTAAINHFMSTSGTAAPVGYSTAGVLQSVWDGYTLYLAVDVTDSTPSNSSALDGNLNRLASPGQGVWNQFDAVGFNIDFMDDKYDKWSLDDGFVKVSRSGKLASGRMNDAGTDTGNGDETWADPFGQPEAREFTDRIKDWGAYENAHGYTAWLAIEIWAGVDPKNGMDFGFDVFIQDSPSNNQNRTAVTFWSHEINGYRFNNREGTLDWGTVVLTGHTAANNDDFAFSDWMLTNPIRWAKGDAWWPPLGSEYLINLPDSVENSWTPATWVALQTSIAKGKDLLTKFDTWGRPHVEPSVPQAEVIAAGQQIEAAIVSLVWADDLLGVTAQGEEVDRLNTLSDPLKFKTNGAITPNETIPGLTDRKGTLVSNSNDWKLRAREIKALAALYEYGPIPDEPASHSVIIQSTPSVPAHWEHPGWWIVGGLPSKVENRPGAYSLTASYTYTGTEHASWDGTSDTTISGVTALPGTRTNAYTFSFPSEAQKQANGVTGAVPVVVSFAGSTASYLQRGIAIVQVSTAVTTDARGNAGAWGPRGGTFRSFFPYERGQRYEISNEMAAAWGASRAVDALYDAAEIDLVERDITISNIVASDNYRLGDRLSTDGVTWWTVGQLNRPETPTDQLGTGGIQMLFLDTGAVPPAAGGNPVIFNRVQRIVGNGVYEERTELAGDAKARIVVGTTVPIGKKMKDVIDYKKLVTDGFSINGKYAFVAAVFDDRINLAIPGAAGATGPQAWRYNAAGNEYSWGSLSGYPSGGAELIGDNVLHNPGRANEVFRRFLYHYKWYVPLRGIDINGDISHGYADRLPFDNHELVASLYPRAIIERNTFNDYNDGSEGDAISMQAARIVYRRLIDLGVTGKVGPDIVGNITPAGRTASAEDLIKFNYRATGGHGTDPIQPEREAQYMAWYFYDKPMNVSFASHLNTDPFYTDVLVPGGSNSYNRHYGGIKVMMPWSWAGPYYPK